From the Thomasclavelia ramosa DSM 1402 genome, the window GCTTTTTTGTTACATCTTGTAGCTCTATACTTATCATTATTGTTTCGCTTATAACCAATATCTTTATTAATAATCCCTATTTTATATTATCAGCACTTCTTTTGATTTTTGAAATATATTATCTACTATTATCTGAGTTTATTAGAGGATTGGACAGAAATGGAATATATGTTCTTTTTAATGTATTATTGGTAATAATAATCTCATTGTTAAATATATTCTTTTTAGGATATATGAAGCTACAAATATTTGGATATTTATACGCATACCTAATTTCGTATGGATTATGTTCTATATTTTTAATAATGATCATAAAGCCAGTAAAATTGTTAAGGAATATAGATAAATCTTCAATCGTAGATACTTTTAAAATTATGTTGAACTATTGTGTTTATCTAATACCTAATTCTATATTTTGGTGGATTACCACTAGTTCGGATAAATATATAATAGTATTTATAATTGGTAATGCATTTAATGGGGTATATTCAGTTGCAAATAAGATACCAACTATAGTAATTTATACTTTTCAAATATTCATTCAGGCATGGCAATTATCTGCTATCAAAGAAAAAGGTGCAGAAAGTGAACAACAATTTGTCAACCAGATATTTAAAATATTATTTGTTTGTATTTCATTAGCAATATCTTTCATATTACTGATTCTAAAGCCATTTACCCTTTTTTATGTGGGCAAATCATATTATGAAGCTTGGGAATCAGGAGCTATATTAGTGTTTACTGCAATGTTTAATATTCTCTCATCATTTGTTGGGATTCGTTATGTAGTGGAAAAGGATAATAAAATGAATATGTATACTACATTACTTGGGGCTGTTATAAATATTATTTTAAATATAATTCTAATACCACATTATAAATTAATAGGAGCTGCGATTGCAACTTTGATTAGTTACATATTTGTTTTTATGGTAAGAATGTATGATACAAAAAAATATTTAAAAATAAATATGTTGAAATTTAATTATTTAATAATATTTATTTTGGTTTTTCAAGTTTTAACATTATTTATATTCAATGACTATTGGATGATATGTGGGATTATTTCATTTTTTATAATCTCATTAATAAGTATACTGTTCATTAAAGATGAAGTTAAAAAAATTATAAGGAGTAGAAGATGAAGAAACTAATTCGAAAGATAATTAAAAATATATATATTAAACGTGATTTTTTACATATCCAACAATCTATTAATATGCGAATCAAATATTTCTTGAGAAACATATACAATTCTTGTTGGAATAAAGATAACAAACTTAATTATCCAAAAACATTGCAATTTCCGATTACAAATAAATGCAATTTAGATTGTATTATGTGTAATATTCATGGCAATGATATAAAAAATGAAATGAATATAGATGATATTAAAAGAGTATTAAGTAATTCAATATTTTGCAAAGTAGAATCAGTCGGAATTAATGGGGGTGAACCATTTATTTTAAAAGATATAACTAGTATTATTGAAACTATTCTTGATACACTTCCCGCTTTACGTAATCTCTATATAATTAGTAACGGAACTATTCCAAATTGTCCTGATAAAATAAAAGAAATATATAACTTATGTAAAAAACATAATGTTAAATTTACTTTGAGCTTTTCTATTGATGGATTTGATGAAATGCACAATGAAATGCGTGGAAGACCAGGTACCTTTCAAAAGTTAATACATACTTTAGATATAATAAAGTCAAATATAAATCTATATTGTGATAGCATAAATTTCATTTGCACATTAACAAAAAAAAATATATATAGTGTGAATGAATTAGAAGCTTTTTCTCAAAAATACGGTATTCAAATCACATATAATGTAGCTACTGAACACGAACGATTAAAGAATGATATTAAATATCAGTATTATTCATTATTTACTGATAAAGAAGCGAAAATGCTTGCTAGGGAATTTCTATACTCAAAATTTAAGCAAACTCATTCCAAAACATATTACGGCCTTTTTAGGTATTTAAAAGATGATGAACCCAAAAGAATATCAAATTGTCAATTTTTACATAATGGTATAACACTTACGCCAACGGGTGATATCTGTTATTGTGCTACACATAGTAAAGCATTAGTAAATGTTAAAAATAGTAATGTAGATATAAAGAAAATATATTTTGAAAATAAATTATATAATGATGAGATAAAAAATACTTATTGTGATAAGTGTTCACATTATATGGGTGCATTGACAAATGAAGGTTACAAAGACTATATGGATGAGATATTAAAATTCTCAAAGAGACCTATGAAAGGATAGAACTATGAATATTTGTATTTTAGGATGGTATGGTACTGAAACTTTAGGAGACAGAGCTATTATTGAAGGTATAATTAAAATCTTTGATAGTATTGAAAAAAATGATATTAGTATTGGGTCATTGTATCCGTTTTTTACTGAAAGAACATTAATTGAAGAACAAGAAGCATTAAATATTATGGGTATAACTAGTAATATTTATTGTTTTGATGTTTTGAATAGCAAAACCTTAAAAAAACAAATTGAAACATCTGATTTAGTTATTATGGGTGGAGGACCGTTAATGGATCTTTCTGAACTTGATATTATTGACAAATCTTTTCAATATGCAAAAAAAAGAAAAATTCATACAGGTATTATTGGTTGTGGAATTGGCCCTTTAAATAAACCAGAGTTTAGAAGAAGTGTATATAATATACTTATAAATAGTGATATTTCTATTTTTAGGGATACTAATTCACTGAGTGAAGCTCAAATATTGAATAATCAATTTGGAAATAGAATTGATGAGACTACTTTATATGCTTCTAACGATCCTGCAATTATACCAATTGGATTTTTTAAATGTGAGAATAACGTTAAAGATAGATTGGTAGTTAATTTTAGAGACTTAGGATTTCAAACAGATAACAGTTTATTAACAATAGTTGATAATAAATTGATTTCTTTATTAAAAAATATGTCTAATCAGTTTAAAGAGATAGTATTATTGCCAAATCATATTTTTTCTATAGGAGGAGATGATAGATTCTATTTTTCTAAACTTAAACAAGAATTAATGGATTATGAAAATATTGTTGTAATACATAAACCTTTATCCTTATTCCAAACATTTGAAATAATTAAGAATTCGAAAGCTGCTATTGGAATGAGGTATCATTCGATTGTTTTCCAAAGTTATTTGAATGGAAATAATTATATTTTAGATTATACAGAAAAGAAAAAGGGAAAAATTATATCTTTTTTAAATGATAATGATCCAAATGAATTTTTTGCAGATAGATATTATAGCTTAATAGATTTGAATAAAGGAATTGAGTTTAAAATTACGAAAGATATTTTTGAGTATGATAATAAAATATTTGAAAAAACATTAGAATTTTACGTAAGTATTATAAAAAGAAATATATATTAATTTTTAAAAATTACAAATATTAAAAGTTTATTTTAATATTTTATTTGTAAAGAAAGAGGAAAAATGAAAATATTAGTTACTGGATCAAAAGGTTTTGTTGGAAAAAATCTTGTAGCGTCATTAAAGAATATAAAAGATGGTAAGGAGCGTACGAAATCTTTTTTTGTTGAAGAAATCTATGAATACGATATTGATACTGATTCATCATTATTAGATACATACTGCAAAGATTGTGACTTTGTCTTCAATCTTGCAGGAGTAAATAGACCTAAAGATAATGATGAATTCATGCAAAGTAACTTTGGTTTTGCTTCTACATTATTAGATACATTAAAGAAACATAATAACACTTGCCCTATTATGTTATCTTCTTCAATTCAAGCTACATTAATTGGAAGATATGGAACAAGTGATTATGGAAAGAGTAAATTAGCAGGAGAAGAATTATTCTTTGATTACTCAAAAGAAACAGGTGCTAAAGTACTAGTTTATAGATTTCCTAATCTGTTTGGTAAATGGTGTAGACCTAATTACAATAGTGCTGTTGCTACATTTTGTAACAACATTGCTAATGATTTAGATATTCAAGTTAATGATAGAAGTACTGAATTAGAGTTATTATATATTGATGATTTAGTTGAAGAAATGCTAAGTGCATTAACTAATGATGAACATCATTGTAACTATGATGGTTTAAATGTTGTTGATAACAATACTGGTAAGTATTGTTATGTTCCAACAACACATAAAGCTACATTAGGTGAGATTGTTGATTTATTAGAATCTTTTAAAAATCAACCCAATACATTAGTAATGCCAGAAATACCAAATAATAGTTTTGCTAAAAAACTATATTCAACTTATCTGTCATATTTATCTAAAGAAAAAGCTATCTTTGATTTAAAAATGAATAAAGATGATAGAGGAAGTTTTACTGAATTATTAAAAACGGAAAACTGCGGACAGTTCTCTGTTAATATATCAAAACCAGGAATTACTAAAGGACAACATTGGCATCATAGTAAATGGGAATTCTTTATTGTTGTATCAGGTAAAGCTCTAATACAAGAAAGAAGAATAGATAGTAATGAAGTAATAGAGTTTGAAGTATCAGGAGATAACATTCAAGCTATTCATATGTTACCAGGATATACTCATAACATTATTAATCTATCAGATACCCAAGATTTAGTTACTGTTATGTGGGCTAATGAAGCCTTTGATCCAAATCATCCAGATACATTCTTCGAGGAGGTATAAGTAGAATGGAAATTAAAACAGATTATAGTGATGTAAAGTTCCAAGATAATGGAAAACTTAAATTATTGATCATTGTAGGTACAAGACCTGAAATCATTCGTCTTGCCGCAACAATCAATAAATGTAGACAATATTTTGATTGTGTGTTAGCACACACTGGTCAAAACTATGACTACAACTTAAATGGAGTATTTTTCCATGACTTAAAATTAAAAGATCCAGAAGTATATATGGATGCAGTAGGTGATGATTTAGGTGCTACAGTTGGTAATATCATTAACTGTTCATATAAACTAATGAATCAAATCAAACCTGATGCATTATTAATTTTAGGAGATACTAATAGTTGCTTAAGTGCTATTAGTGCTAAAAGATTACATATTCCTATCTTCCATATGGAAGCAGGTAATAGATGTAAAGATGAATGCTTACCTGAAGAAACTAATAGAAGAATCGTAGATATTATTTCTGATGTAAACTTAGCGTATAGTGAACATGCAAGAAGATATCTAGCAGAATGCGGTCTTCCTAAAGAAAGAACATATGTAACAGGTTCACCTATGGCAGAAGTATTACATAATAACTTTGAAGATATTAAAGCTAGTAACATTTTAGAAAAACTAAACCTTAAACCAAAAGGATATATGTTATTGAGTGCCCATAGAGAAGAAAATATTGATACAGAAAAGAACTTCTTATCACTATTTACCGCTATTAATAAACTAGCAGAAAAATATGATATGCCTATTCTATATTCGTGTCATCCTAGATCTAGAAAAAGATTAGAATCCACAGGATTCAAATTAGATTCTAGAGTATTTATGCACGAACCATTAGGATTCCATGATTATAATAATCTGCAAATGAATGCATTTTGTGTAGTATCTGATAGTGGAACACTTCCAGAAGAATCGTCATTTTTTACATCAGTAGGGAATCCATTCCCTGCAGTATGTATTAGAACATCTACAGAAAGACCAGAAGCATTAGATAAAGCTTGTTTTATCTTAGCAGGTATTGATGAAAAATCTTTATTGCAATCAGTAACCACAGCTATAGATATGGTAAATAATAATGATAATGGTATTCCAGTACCAAATTATACAGATGAAATAGTATCTACTAAAGTAGTTAAGATTATTCAATCTTATACCGGTGTAGTTGATAAGATGGTTTGGAGAAAAAATTAACAGGAGAGATTATAATGACAAAATACTTTGGAACAGATGGCTTCAGAGGAGAGGCTAATATAGATTTAACTGTAGAACATGCTTATAAAGTAGGAAGATACCTAGGATGATATTTCTCTCAAAATCATAAAGCAAGAGTTGTAATAGGAAAAGATACAAGAAGAAGTTCATATATGTTTGAATATGCTTTAGTATCTGGTTTAACGGCATCAGGAGCAGATGCCTTTTTAATGCATGTCACAAAAACTCCATCAGTTGCTTACATCGTAAGAACTGATGAATTTGATTGTGGAATCATGATTAGTGCATCTCATAATCCTTTCTATGATAATGGAATTAAAATCTTAGATAATAAAGGTCATAAGATGAATAATGAAGTAGAAAAAAAGATCGAAGATTATATTGATGGTCTTATTGATGAATTACCACTTGCTAGAAAAGATACAATTGGATGTGCAAGTGATTATTCAGTAAGGAGAAATAGATATATTGGTTATCTTATGTTTATTCCAACA encodes:
- a CDS encoding polysaccharide pyruvyl transferase family protein, whose amino-acid sequence is MNICILGWYGTETLGDRAIIEGIIKIFDSIEKNDISIGSLYPFFTERTLIEEQEALNIMGITSNIYCFDVLNSKTLKKQIETSDLVIMGGGPLMDLSELDIIDKSFQYAKKRKIHTGIIGCGIGPLNKPEFRRSVYNILINSDISIFRDTNSLSEAQILNNQFGNRIDETTLYASNDPAIIPIGFFKCENNVKDRLVVNFRDLGFQTDNSLLTIVDNKLISLLKNMSNQFKEIVLLPNHIFSIGGDDRFYFSKLKQELMDYENIVVIHKPLSLFQTFEIIKNSKAAIGMRYHSIVFQSYLNGNNYILDYTEKKKGKIISFLNDNDPNEFFADRYYSLIDLNKGIEFKITKDIFEYDNKIFEKTLEFYVSIIKRNIY
- a CDS encoding capsular polysaccharide biosynthesis protein CapF — translated: MKILVTGSKGFVGKNLVASLKNIKDGKERTKSFFVEEIYEYDIDTDSSLLDTYCKDCDFVFNLAGVNRPKDNDEFMQSNFGFASTLLDTLKKHNNTCPIMLSSSIQATLIGRYGTSDYGKSKLAGEELFFDYSKETGAKVLVYRFPNLFGKWCRPNYNSAVATFCNNIANDLDIQVNDRSTELELLYIDDLVEEMLSALTNDEHHCNYDGLNVVDNNTGKYCYVPTTHKATLGEIVDLLESFKNQPNTLVMPEIPNNSFAKKLYSTYLSYLSKEKAIFDLKMNKDDRGSFTELLKTENCGQFSVNISKPGITKGQHWHHSKWEFFIVVSGKALIQERRIDSNEVIEFEVSGDNIQAIHMLPGYTHNIINLSDTQDLVTVMWANEAFDPNHPDTFFEEV
- a CDS encoding radical SAM protein produces the protein MKKLIRKIIKNIYIKRDFLHIQQSINMRIKYFLRNIYNSCWNKDNKLNYPKTLQFPITNKCNLDCIMCNIHGNDIKNEMNIDDIKRVLSNSIFCKVESVGINGGEPFILKDITSIIETILDTLPALRNLYIISNGTIPNCPDKIKEIYNLCKKHNVKFTLSFSIDGFDEMHNEMRGRPGTFQKLIHTLDIIKSNINLYCDSINFICTLTKKNIYSVNELEAFSQKYGIQITYNVATEHERLKNDIKYQYYSLFTDKEAKMLAREFLYSKFKQTHSKTYYGLFRYLKDDEPKRISNCQFLHNGITLTPTGDICYCATHSKALVNVKNSNVDIKKIYFENKLYNDEIKNTYCDKCSHYMGALTNEGYKDYMDEILKFSKRPMKG
- a CDS encoding lipopolysaccharide biosynthesis protein → MNRNKYLLKNTFLYSISTFSTKIITFFMVSFYTAVLSAETYGKIDVIFATINLLIPIVALSINNSILRFSLDKNINKNNVFFIGFFVTSCSSILIIIVSLITNIFINNPYFILSALLLIFEIYYLLLSEFIRGLDRNGIYVLFNVLLVIIISLLNIFFLGYMKLQIFGYLYAYLISYGLCSIFLIMIIKPVKLLRNIDKSSIVDTFKIMLNYCVYLIPNSIFWWITTSSDKYIIVFIIGNAFNGVYSVANKIPTIVIYTFQIFIQAWQLSAIKEKGAESEQQFVNQIFKILFVCISLAISFILLILKPFTLFYVGKSYYEAWESGAILVFTAMFNILSSFVGIRYVVEKDNKMNMYTTLLGAVINIILNIILIPHYKLIGAAIATLISYIFVFMVRMYDTKKYLKINMLKFNYLIIFILVFQVLTLFIFNDYWMICGIISFFIISLISILFIKDEVKKIIRSRR
- the wecB gene encoding non-hydrolyzing UDP-N-acetylglucosamine 2-epimerase; the encoded protein is MEIKTDYSDVKFQDNGKLKLLIIVGTRPEIIRLAATINKCRQYFDCVLAHTGQNYDYNLNGVFFHDLKLKDPEVYMDAVGDDLGATVGNIINCSYKLMNQIKPDALLILGDTNSCLSAISAKRLHIPIFHMEAGNRCKDECLPEETNRRIVDIISDVNLAYSEHARRYLAECGLPKERTYVTGSPMAEVLHNNFEDIKASNILEKLNLKPKGYMLLSAHREENIDTEKNFLSLFTAINKLAEKYDMPILYSCHPRSRKRLESTGFKLDSRVFMHEPLGFHDYNNLQMNAFCVVSDSGTLPEESSFFTSVGNPFPAVCIRTSTERPEALDKACFILAGIDEKSLLQSVTTAIDMVNNNDNGIPVPNYTDEIVSTKVVKIIQSYTGVVDKMVWRKN